One genomic segment of Leptospirales bacterium includes these proteins:
- a CDS encoding MaoC family dehydratase: MYQRGRSFAEINVGDSAFFAKTISESDIYLYAGISGDFNPVHVDEEYARTTPFGARVAHGGLTASLLAPVLGMRLPGLGTVALEVSQRFKRPVYPGDTITCRVEVIRKIARLQAVEMKVEWKNQRGEVVASGACKVLPPVAATGGP, translated from the coding sequence ATGTACCAGAGGGGCAGGAGCTTTGCTGAAATCAACGTCGGCGACAGCGCCTTCTTTGCCAAAACGATCAGCGAGAGCGATATCTATCTTTATGCGGGCATCAGCGGCGACTTCAATCCAGTGCACGTTGATGAGGAATATGCGAGGACCACGCCCTTTGGGGCTCGTGTAGCGCACGGCGGTTTGACAGCGTCCCTGCTTGCTCCGGTGCTCGGCATGCGTTTGCCAGGACTGGGGACCGTTGCCCTCGAGGTTTCGCAGCGCTTCAAACGACCGGTCTATCCCGGCGATACCATTACCTGCCGCGTTGAAGTCATACGAAAGATTGCACGCCTGCAGGCAGTGGAAATGAAAGTTGAATGGAAAAATCAACGCGGCGAAGTGGTGGCCTCGGGCGCCTGTAAGGTTCTGCCGCCGGTTGCGGCGACGGGCGGTCCATGA
- the csrA gene encoding carbon storage regulator CsrA, protein MLVLARKVNESIMIGDDIEVVVVDIKGDQIKLGIRAPRNVSVHRSEVYREIQEQNKRAAESAPASLEGLGDLLKKRKPGS, encoded by the coding sequence GTGCTGGTTCTGGCGCGCAAAGTTAACGAATCGATCATGATCGGCGACGACATCGAAGTCGTCGTCGTCGATATCAAGGGCGATCAGATCAAGCTGGGCATACGCGCGCCGCGCAACGTCAGCGTGCATCGGTCCGAAGTTTATCGCGAGATCCAGGAACAGAACAAACGCGCCGCAGAAAGCGCGCCCGCGTCGCTAGAGGGTCTGGGCGACCTGCTAAAAAAGCGCAAGCCGGGTTCATGA
- a CDS encoding flagellar assembly protein FliW has translation MTTLATKALGEVEIAATDVITFADGLLGFGDRRDFVLLAESGESVFKWLQSTEEPGLAFVVIEPELFLRQAYRPQPAAGELESLGVDGVEQCSVYLIVTIPQNNPRGMTANLQGPVLIHKGSRRGRQVISNHPEHLVRVSIMEQLEG, from the coding sequence AAGTTGAAATAGCTGCGACTGATGTGATCACCTTCGCCGACGGCCTGCTGGGCTTTGGCGATCGACGCGACTTTGTGCTGCTGGCTGAATCCGGCGAGTCGGTCTTCAAATGGTTGCAGTCGACAGAGGAGCCCGGCCTGGCCTTTGTGGTGATCGAACCTGAACTTTTTCTGCGCCAGGCCTATCGTCCGCAACCGGCGGCTGGCGAATTGGAGTCGCTTGGCGTCGATGGCGTGGAGCAGTGTTCGGTTTATCTCATTGTGACCATTCCGCAAAACAATCCGCGCGGCATGACCGCCAACCTCCAGGGCCCGGTACTGATCCACAAAGGGTCGCGCCGCGGTCGCCAGGTCATTTCCAATCATCCGGAGCATCTGGTACGCGTATCGATTATGGAACAACTGGAAGGCTGA